A region of Dioscorea cayenensis subsp. rotundata cultivar TDr96_F1 chromosome 5, TDr96_F1_v2_PseudoChromosome.rev07_lg8_w22 25.fasta, whole genome shotgun sequence DNA encodes the following proteins:
- the LOC120260616 gene encoding BTB/POZ and TAZ domain-containing protein 1-like: protein MNAPTNPKAFKQWQQNAENFTDVQIQTSSGHTIYANANILALASPVLERMLEHARRCSSNSRRQIKVLGVPCDAVLSFVRLLYSSKWRSSDKEEVEEMEKHGMHLLALSHTYRVQWLKRVCEAGLIVSTVNVIDTLKLAKWCDARRLYIKCMVVLTQDLTGVQCAESWRFIQAHDPQLELEILQFIQEKDLRMKRMRRRKEEQGVYMQLVQVLECLDHICTEGCTNVGPLDVDLASTSRGPCGSFSTCEGLQQLILHLPLCSKKLAPGKCTHCKRMWQIFRLHSSLCARTEFCKVPLCKQFQMRKQEEGKGDDEMWRLLVKKVAFARFMSCLEKTKRTEEVWRKAGKCGDSSCRSVTSSQRRK, encoded by the exons ATGAATGCCCCAACAAATCCAAAAGCCTTCAAACAATGGCAACAGAATGCCGAAAATTTCACAGATGTTCAAATCCAAACATCCTCTGGCCATACCATCTATGCCAATGCAAACATCCTT gCCTTGGCTTCACCAGTGCTGGAGAGGATGTTGGAACATGCAAGAAGATGTTCATCTAACTCAAGACGGCAAATCAAAGTTCTTGGAGTTCCTTGCGATGCAGTCCTTTCATTTGTTCGCCTTCTCTACTCCTCCAAATGGAGATCATCCGATAAGGAAGAAGTCGAAGAGATGGAGAAACACGGCATGCATTTGCTTGCATTGTCTCATACATACCGAGTGCAGTGGCTCAAGCGCGTATGCGAGGCCGGTCTTATTGTGAGCACGGTGAACGTGATCGACACTCTTAAACTTGCAAAATGGTGCGACGCACGGCGGCTTTACATCAAATGCATGGTAGTGCTAACTCAGGACTTGACCGGTGTTCAATGCGCAGAGTCATGGAGATTCATTCAAGCACATGACCCACAACTGGAACTCGAGATCCTGCAATTCATCCAAGAAAAGGATTTG AGAATGAAGAGGATGAGAAGAAGGAAAGAGGAACAAGGTGTGTACATGCAGCTGGTACAAGTGTTGGAATGCTTGGATCATATCTGCACAGAGGGATGTACTAATGTTGGTCCTTTGGATGTGGATTTGGCAAGCACGAGCAGAGGACCTTGTGGTAGTTTCTCTACTTGTGAGGGATTGCAGCAGCTCATCCTTCACTTGCCATTGTGCTCGAAGAAGCTTGCCCCTGGTAAATGCACACATTGCAAAAGGATGTGGCAAATTTTTCGCCTTCATTCCTCTCTTTGTGCCCGGACTGAATTTTGCAAAGTTCCGCTCTGCAA GCAGTTTCAAATGAGGAAACAGGAGGAAGGAAAGGGAGATGATGAGATGTGGAGGCTTTTGGTGAAGAAGGTGGCATTTGCAAGATTCATGTCCTGTTTGGAGAAGACAAAGAGGACAGAGGAAGTCTGGAGAAAGGCTGGAAAGTGTGGGGACAGTAGCTGTAGATCTGTAACTTCATctcaaagaagaaaatga